Proteins encoded in a region of the Apostichopus japonicus isolate 1M-3 chromosome 19, ASM3797524v1, whole genome shotgun sequence genome:
- the LOC139960012 gene encoding lipopolysaccharide-induced tumor necrosis factor-alpha factor homolog isoform X2 gives MSAPTDAPPPYPDGEKADAPPYTEGTAYPPLLQQEYPPMGQPQLQQPVPGYPAQQPVPGYPGGYQQGGYPVSTQPMAGASTVHILQTHFRDMPVQTQCPNCHNHVTTLVTFEPGVMAWLMCFIMFLVGLWCCCCIPFCVNGLQDADHHCPTCRHRIAHYKPL, from the exons ATGAGTGCTCCCACAGATGCTCCTCCACCATATCCCGATGGCGAGAAAGCAG ATGCACCTCCTTATACCGAGGGCACGGCTTACCCTCCTCTCTTGCAACAGGAATATCCACCAATGGGGCAACCTCAACTACAACAGCCAGTCCCAGGGTATCCGGCACAACAGCCAGTCCCAGGGTATCCGGGCGGCTACCAACAA gGAGGATATCCGGTCAGTACACAACCGATGGCTGGAGCGTCCACCGTGCACATTCTCCAGACACATTTCCGTGACATGCCGGTTCAAACTCAGTGTCCAAACTGCCACAACCATGTGACCACACTGGTGACATTCGAACCCGGTGTCATGGCTTGGCTGATGTGTTTCATCATGTTCTTGGTGGG GTTGTGGTGTTGCTGCTGCATTCCATTCTGCGTTAATGGACTGCAGGATGCGGACCATCATTGTCCGACATGCAGGCACCGAATAGCCCATTACAAACCGCTGTGA
- the LOC139960009 gene encoding uncharacterized protein — protein MSMCLCVSYKFLIFVWNLSFCFFLLFNYHDIMPKKTACQLYHEEKVAGPCTVCKESKPRYWHIAQATPANSQLVIVLRQKNILDYDCVCYACKLRLSSVKDESRPPSKRPSSNTCQLPNCTSQENVHQTSKFVNRSTLTNLFDIDDATAIELCCNRSGIFLCHAHYCILTNKIIFKDCSICLSTSSAMRSYREPCVVTAYIKHSLKTDVTFERDSLLCNTCYQAVSRYAISSEYLESVKTSKQYLSELLDHFRTTTLESADKCEVYAFAQSLLFLGRELLEDRAILLETVYDFYSKSFNNCSSVRDENSNQDLPSKKNKMQFFAQVKSAIGDCFIASHISEQRRLGTLIRRCGTDILTCLHTSLFHFSREKADLILQVDLLRKQNQVPANQLSSEYFCNTLSEQMIPATKTIQDQAVKYSGIDQINIEAEILKLPPFLWNFIYHSTLNDVEKKQLLSCGDFSWHTHFLQQLHVSSTVHRKKMLKRYFICANMLYTLNDNCFSPIHLAISDVVDRFSSSSSTCFHYLSSFGVTVSKSTYQRFQTQIAAQEMADKPSLLSRGFAVASIDNIDRSASYAAVSAGQLDRGFHGTSIQAVQPLPTSTETLTEVTPDSNYNVPSTSQQIDSITLNQYHEVQSSYPSGVPTRFHPLISDVSINIDSFSLSDDENNALTNMKTKVFCYMFTKYVCHNEGLTCVLPDFKTALTHMTPSVTEQSSVHYTCILGEPADNAETMRHAIDILHDKHGVGKNIQHLVVAGDAKTYEYMHNAKRMYGDDLDWLLPYLGEWHLLKNIQAPLMKLYNDAGLRNLLSMFHRGATHAAVASASGFRKTHIFLMQSWEAFYRQQITTFATNQAITSQEADVNIYQSLYSSVKEQICVNGSNVFHNIDELTNMFSFFQEKFLPYFETMSTADATSQFWHYFIHRDMLHYASLFMAIRLRQFSLCTASVRKLAPIFHAMDRPIYLKLVPFHMAELKQFPPDILSNFKKGAFAVSISGNDGCSVAFDEAHEMLINKEFKMAMTTTGMGSMSRLLHYLPYRARVLKNLKSEIQCTDKSKRSQESLPLSLFKSHEANVVQYFGKLTDAGLIFNKGPQPDRIHHIFTGEISSEVVSQDLQTFYDKGEEDLVAFIRCVVLNTSGTKPPKRSRRNLKTFTVKKKSIQKQSYEIKDQKLQILSLRRQVALSKASNQPVECLYQFVSLPRAICCPDGLPFKACKSKSASELQKRYPDAFCSKLCPASSQTKTSCIIEGMFMVNCPPLRIHKTFREYALFLYRRWVVKAMREFNACEIHIVFDHPGRHGCSPKDIERVRRDGTVEEALYTEILPETLCPSNWRKFLCVRSQKRLLVNFLSMELLHIAEQADTAPIILITAGGFDGDNTDQALSVSKNNPTISVVSELTSNHEEGDSRVWFHTGKTTCERVVIYSPDRDTFHVGLPLMSSFTSKQVYVQLRAAKNDNLFIDMNVLINLLTCDVSLQKVGPSLIDHIPTFFQTLYVVSGCDFTSFFKGHSKKGFLDVFFRDCEFITGPDACGKLDDFRHSEVGLLAFYRLIGSVYFRKHCSAFEAESPRELLLSLWLTEKSNLENHTTFLESIRNGHFHRISGESEWMPSTDALRLHWQRCCWVLTVWAQACSSNVTVPELTSHGWTVANDKVSVVWDTEVNLEKVNRNIQHLKEGCKCKKGCTRNWCKCRKDGKICSIFCQCQSCENKTLSNVDTVEISPESSNPAHLVSHQEQFDSDSGSDSSDADSLSGNELLDEENETELFDIDEFCKLVAAAATETEYFDDNGI, from the coding sequence ATGAGTATGTGCTTATGTGTATCATATAAGTTTCTAATTTTCGTGTGGAACTTgtcattctgtttttttttactttttaactaTCATGACATCATGCCAAAGAAAACAGCTTGTCAGTTATACCATGAAGAGAAAGTTGCTggaccatgtactgtatgtaaagaGTCCAAGCCGCGTTACTGGCACATAGCTCAAGCCACTCCTGCTAATTCTCAGTTGGTTATAGTGCTAAGGCagaaaaatatattggattATGACTGTGTTTGCTATGCATGTAAACTTAGACTAAGCTCAGTCAAAGATGAATCTAGGCCTCCCTCGAAAAGACCTTCGTCAAATACATGTCAGTTGCCAAATTGCACTAGTCAAGAAAATGTGCATCAGACATCAAAATTTGTTAACCGTAGCACTCTAACCAATTTGTTTGACATTGATGATGCCACTGCTATTGAGCTTTGCTGTAACAGGTCAGGAATTTTTCTTTGCCATGCTCATTACTGTATTCTTACAAACAAAATCATCTTTAAGGATTGTTCCATATGTCTTTCGACAAGTTCAGCAATGCGTTCATACAGAGAACCTTGTGTTGTTACTGCTTATATTAAACATTCCCTTAAGACAGATGTCACTTTTGAAAGAGATAGTTTACTGTGCAACACCTGTTATCAGGCAGTTTCAAGGTATGCCATTAGCTCAGAGTATTTGGAGAGTGTAAAAACTTCAAAGCAATATCTCTCTGAGCTGTTAGACCACTTTCGAACAACCACACTTGAGAGTGCTGATAAGTGTGAGGTTTATGCCTTTGCCCAGTCTTTGCTATTTTTAGGTCGAGAGTTATTAGAGGATAGAGCAATTTTACTTGAAACAGTCTATGATTTTTATTCCAAAAGTTTTAACAATTGCTCATCAGTACGGGATGAAAATAGCAATCAAGACTTGCCaagtaagaaaaacaaaatgcagtTCTTCGCCCAAGTTAAGTCTGCTATAGGTGATTGTTTTATTGCTTCTCACATCAGTGAACAGCGTAGGCTTGGTACTCTCATCCGGCGATGTGGGACTGATATACTTACATGCTTACATACAtctcttttccatttttcacgaGAAAAGGCAGATCTCATATTGCAGGTAGATTTACTTAGAAAGCAAAACCAAGTTCCAGCAAATCAGCTCAGCTCGGAGTACTTTTGTAATACACTATCAGAGCAAATGATTCCTGCAACCAAGACCATACAGGACCAAGCAGTCAAATATTCTGGGATAGATCAAATCAACATTGAAGCTGAAATACTCAAATTACCCCCCTTCCTATGGAATTTCATTTACCACAGTACACTCAATGATGTTGAGAAGAAGCAACTGCTGTCTTGTGGTGACTTCAGTTGGCATACACATTTTCTTCAACAGCTTCATGTTTCGTCAACAGTACATCGGAAGAAAATGCTGAAGCGTTATTTTATTTGTGCTAACATGTTATATACACTTAACGATAACTGCTTTTCACCCATCCATCTAGCTATCTCAGACGTGGTTGACAGGTTCagttcatcatcatcaacatgcTTTCATTATCTTTCTTCCTTTGGTGTTACTGTCAGCAAATCCACATATCAACGATTTCAGACACAAATTGCAGCCCAAGAAATGGCTGATAAGCCATCCCTACTTTCTCGTGGCTTTGCAGTGGCATCAATTGATAACATTGACAGAAGTGCAAGTTATGCTGCTGTGTCTGCTGGTCAGCTGGACAGGGGATTTCATGGCACATCCATTCAGGCTGTGCAACCCTTGCCAACTTCCACAGAAACACTTACAGAAGTGACTCCTGATTCAAACTATAATGTGCCTTCTACTTCACAGCAGATTGACTCCATTACCCTTAACCAGTATCATGAGGTTCAGTCTTCATATCCATCAGGAGTTCCGACACGCTTCCATCCTCTTATTTCAGATGTATCCATTAATATTGACTCGTTTTCACTCTCAGATGATGAGAACAATGCACTTACAAACATGAAGACAAAAGTGTTTTGTTATATGTTCACAAAGTATGTATGTCACAATGAGGGGCTCACTTGTGTTCTTCCTGATTTCAAAACAGCTTTGACACACATGACACCCAGTGTAACAGAACAGTCATCTGTCCATTACACATGCATTTTAGGAGAACCTGCAGATAATGCAGAAACAATGAGACATGCTATAGATATTTTGCATGATAAGCATGGAGTTGGTAAAAACATTCAACATCTAGTTGTCGCAGGGGATGCTAAAACATATGAGTACATGCATAATGCTAAACGAATGTATGGTGATGATTTAGATTGGTTGTTACCATACCTTGGGGAGTGGCATCTTCTAAAGAACATACAAGCACCATTAATGAAATTGTATAATGACGCAGGCTTGAGAAACCTACTGAGTATGTTCCATCGTGGAGCTACACATGCTGCTGTTGCTTCAGCATCTGGATTCAGAAAAACTCATATATTCTTAATGCAGTCATGGGAAGCCTTTTATAGGCAACAAATTACAACATTTGCTACAAATCAAGCCATAACATCTCAAGAAGCTGATGTAAACATTTACCAGTCCCTTTATAGTTCTGTAAAGGAACAGATCTGTGTGAATGGTAGTAATGTTTTTCATAACATTGATGAACTTACAAACATGTTTTCGTTCTTTCAGGAGAAATTTCTCCCATATTTTGAAACTATGAGTACAGCAGATGCCACTTCCCAGTTTTGGCACTATTTCATACATAGAGACATGCTACACTATGCTAGTCTGTTCATGGCAATAAGGCTGCGGCAATTCAGTTTGTGTACTGCTTCAGTCAGAAAGCTTGCTCCCATTTTTCATGCAATGGACAGACCAATATACCTCAAATTAGTCCCTTTTCACATGGCAGAACTTAAGCAGTTTCCACCAGATATTCTCTCTAATTTCAAAAAAGGTGCATTTGCTGTCAGTATTTCTGGTAATGATGGATGTTCTGTAGCTTTTGATGAAGCACACGAAATGCTAATTAATAAGGAGTTTAAAATGGCCATGACAACAACTGGCATGGGAAGCATGTCCCGTCTTCTTCATTACCTACCATATAGGGCTAGAGTactaaaaaatttgaaaagtgaaattCAGTGCACTGACAAATCTAAAAGATCTCAGGAAAGTCTTCCTCTGTCATTGTTCAAATCGCATGAGGCGAATGTCGTGCAGTACTTTGGTAAGTTGACAGATGCTGGTTTGATTTTTAATAAGGGTCCGCAACCTGATCGCATACATCATATTTTCACTGGTGAGATTTCATCAGAAGTTGTGTCGCAGGATCTGCAGACTTTTTATGACAAAGGGGAGGAAGATCTTGTTGCATTTATTCGTTGTGTTGTTCTGAACACTTCAGGCACAAAGCCGCCTAAACGATCCAGGCGAAATTTGAAGACATTCACTGTCAAGAAAAAATCTATTCAGAAGCAATCATACGAAATTAAAGATCAAAAGCTACAGATATTGTCTCTAAGGAGACAGGTTGCTCTATCAAAGGCATCAAATCAGCCTGTTGAGTGTCTATACCAATTTGTTTCCCTTCCACGTGCCATTTGTTGTCCAGATGGATTACCCTTCAAAGCCTGTAAGTCAAAATCTGCATCAGAGTTGCAAAAGAGGTACCCAGATGCCTTCTGTTCAAAGTTATGCCCTGCATCTTCCCAAACAAAAACATCATGTATAATTGAAGGTATGTTCATGGTCAATTGTCCCCCCTTAAGAATACACAAAACGTTCAGAGAGTATGCTCTTTTTTTGTATAGACGTTGGGTTGTTAAAGCAATGAGGGAATttaatgcttgtgaaatacataTTGTGTTCGATCACCCGGGAAGGCATGGTTGTAGTCCGAAGGATATTGAACGGGTCCGTCGTGATGGCACTGTTGAGGAGGCACTGTACACTGAAATACTTCCCGAGACGCTCTGTCCTTCTAATTGGAGAAAATTTCTTTGTGTTCGAAGTCAGAAGAGGTTATTAGTGAATTTTTTATCTATGGAGCTCCTACATATTGCTGAACAGGCTGATACTGCACCTATTATTTTGATAACTGCTGGTGGTTTCGATGGAGACAACACAGATCAAGCATTATCTGTTTCAAAGAACAACCCTACTATATCTGTAGTCAGTGAGTTGACCTCCAATCATGAAGAAGGTGACTCTAGGGTTTGGTTCCACACAGGAAAAACCACTTGTGAACGAGTAGTTATTTATTCCCCTGATCGAGACACCTTCCATGTGGGACTACCGCTTATGTCTTCTTTTACCTCAAAGCAGGTGTATGTGCAGTTGAGAGCTGCTAAGAATGACAATTTGTTTATAGATATGAATGTTCTTATTAATTTACTAACATGTGATGTCTCCCTTCAGAAGGTTGGACCAAGTCTAATTGACCACATCCCTACTTTCTTTCAGACTTTGTATGTGGTTAGTGGCTGTGATTTTACTTCTTTCTTTAAAGGTCACTCTAAAAAGGGTTTTTTGGATGTTTTCTTCAGGGACTGTGAGTTCATCACTGGACCTGATGCTTGTGGAAAACTGGATGACTTCAGGCATTCTGAAGTAGGTCTTCTAGCCTTCTATCGTTTAATAGGTTCAGTCTATTTCAGAAAGCACTGCAGTGCCTTTGAGGCTGAGAGTCCACGAGAACTTCTTTTATCCCTCTGGTTAACAGAAAAAAGTAACCTTGAGAATCACACAACCTTTCTTGAGTCTATTAGAAATGGACACTTCCATAGAATTTCTGGAGAGTCAGAGTGGATGCCTTCAACAGATGCACTCCGGTTGCATTGGCAGAGATGTTGCTGGGTTCTTACTGTATGGGCTCAGGCATGCTCCTCGAATGTAACAGTTCCGGAATTGACTTCCCATGGTTGGACTGTTGCAAATGACAAAGTTAGTGTTGTGTGGGATACCGAAGTGAACTTGGAGAAAGTTAACCGCAACATTCAGCACCTGAAGGAAGGTTGCAAATGCAAGAAAGGCTGCACCAGAAATTGGTGTAAATGTAGGAAAGATGGTAAAATCTGTTCCATATTTTGTCAGTGTCAGAGTTGTGAGAATAAAACCCTGTCAAATGTTGATACCGTAGAAATCTCACCCGAATCCTCTAATCCAGCACATCTTGTTAGTCATCAAGAACAGTTTGACAGTGACTCTGGCTCTGACTCTTCAGATGCAGACTCTTTATCTGGTAATGAATTACtagatgaagaaaatgaaactgaattgtttgatattgatgaGTTTTGCAAATTAGTTGCAGCTGCTGCAACTGAAACTGAGTATTTTGATGACAATGGTATATAA
- the LOC139960010 gene encoding uncharacterized protein: protein MTTKLFPAILCYWMLLMSASRSETSSEDTFSIECPEDIHEYVRLASQIPPIEWNDPIIVSALNRSFTRVEAGPRGPLFPLGVTYKGYFAVDSFGNTADCSFTVTIGTDECFNNPCSNGTCENHDVYGYICLCDEDFTGINCDTPVSNTFDMCEIIGCMENQVCYLNGLNPTAFVCEKI, encoded by the exons ATGACGACGAAATTGTTCCCTGCCATACTATGTTACTGGATGCTGCTCATGTCCGCATCTAGGAGCGAAACGTCGTCAGAAG ACACTTTCTCAATCGAGTGCCCGGAGGACATTCATGAATACGTTCGGCTTGCGAGCCAGATACCACCAATAGAATGGAACGACCCAATCATCGTCAGTGCCTTGAATAGATCGTTTACCAGAGTAGAAGCAGGTCCGCGCGGCCCTCTGTTTCCCCTAGGGGTCACTTACAAAGGATATTTCGCTGTAGACTCGTTTGGCAATACAGCAGACTGTTCCTTTACGGTTACCATAG GGACTGATGAATGTTTTAACAACCCGTGTAGTAATGGTACATGTGAGAACCACGACGTGTATGGGTACATATGCCTCTGTGATGAAGATTTTACTGGCATTAATTGCGACACACCTG TTTCTAACACATTTGATATGTGTGAGATCATTGGATGCATGGAAAACCAAGTATGCTACCTAAATGGATTGAACCCAACTGCATTTGTGTGTGAAAAAATTTAG
- the LOC139960012 gene encoding lipopolysaccharide-induced tumor necrosis factor-alpha factor homolog isoform X1, whose protein sequence is MSAPTDAPPPYPDGEKADAPPYTEGTAYPPLLQQEYPPMGQPQLQQPVPGYPAQQPVPGYPGGYQQQYWQPQQHTAHQGGYPVSTQPMAGASTVHILQTHFRDMPVQTQCPNCHNHVTTLVTFEPGVMAWLMCFIMFLVGLWCCCCIPFCVNGLQDADHHCPTCRHRIAHYKPL, encoded by the exons ATGAGTGCTCCCACAGATGCTCCTCCACCATATCCCGATGGCGAGAAAGCAG ATGCACCTCCTTATACCGAGGGCACGGCTTACCCTCCTCTCTTGCAACAGGAATATCCACCAATGGGGCAACCTCAACTACAACAGCCAGTCCCAGGGTATCCGGCACAACAGCCAGTCCCAGGGTATCCGGGCGGCTACCAACAA CAATATTGGCAACCACAGCAGCACACTGCCCATCAG gGAGGATATCCGGTCAGTACACAACCGATGGCTGGAGCGTCCACCGTGCACATTCTCCAGACACATTTCCGTGACATGCCGGTTCAAACTCAGTGTCCAAACTGCCACAACCATGTGACCACACTGGTGACATTCGAACCCGGTGTCATGGCTTGGCTGATGTGTTTCATCATGTTCTTGGTGGG GTTGTGGTGTTGCTGCTGCATTCCATTCTGCGTTAATGGACTGCAGGATGCGGACCATCATTGTCCGACATGCAGGCACCGAATAGCCCATTACAAACCGCTGTGA